The window CAGGCCCTCCAGCTGGTGGAAGACGGGGCTGTGGGTGGCGTCGAGCTCGTCGGTGCGGAAGGTCTTGCCGGGCGCGACCACGTACACCGGCAGCTCCCGCGAGAGCAGGGCGCGGATCTGCACCGGCGAGGTGTGCGTGCGCATGACCAGGCCGGACTCGCCCCCGTCCGGGCCCTGCACGAAGAAGGTGTCCTGCATGGTGCGGGCGGGGTGGTCGGGCTTGAAGTTGAGGGCGTCGAAGTTGAACCACTCGGCCTCGACCTCGGGGCCCTCGGCGATCTCGAAGCCCATGCCGACGAAGATGTCGGCCACGCGCTCGGCGACGGTGGTCAGCGGGTGGCGGGAGCCGCGCGGCGCCCGGTCCCAGGGCAGGGTGACGTCGACGCGCTCCTCGATGAGCACGCGCTCGTCGCGCTCGGCCTCCAGGACGACCTGGCGGGCCTTGAGCGCCTGGCCGACGTCGCGGCGGGCGCCGCCCACGCGCTTGCCCGCGTCGGCCTTGGCCGCGGGGGGGAGGGCGCCGATCTCACGGTTGGCCAGGGCCAGCGGGGAGCGGTCCGAGGCGTGCGCGAGCCGGACCTCCTTGAGTTCGGCGAGGTCGGCGGCCGCCTCGACGGCGGCCAGCGCCTCCTCGCGCATGCGGGCGACCTCGTCGGGGTGCAGGGAGGTCACCTCGACGGGGTCGAAGGAATTGTTCGGTGCAGACATGGTTGGTTGCCTCGCCGCCGACGTCCCCGGCTTGGGGGACGGGCGGCAGTCACGGTCCGCAGCGGGGCGGACGAAGCCGACAGGAAGAGCACAGGCGGATTTCGGGCGGGCCCGGCCGAGGACGTGTGTCACCGAGCCCGGGGCACGCCGTTGCGCCCACCGGGGAGGCTGGAGGGTCTGAGTGCCTCAGACGAACTCGGGTGCCCCGGCGGGCATGGTAAATCGGAACTCCGCGCCGCCGCTGGGGGCGCGTCCGACGGTGATCGTGCCGCCGTGGGCCTCGACGAGGCCCTTGACGATGAACAGTCCGAGGCCGGTCCCGCCCCGGCGCTTGCTGCGCCAGAACTGGCGGAAGACGCGCGGAATGGTCTCGGGCGCTATGCCCTGGCCCTCGTCGCGCACCGACACCGCTGTTCCTCCCTCGCAGGGCTCGATCACCACACTGACAGTACCAGCGCCGTGCCGCACCCCGTTTTCCACGAGGTTGGACAGGATCTGCTCGATCTTGTCGGCGTCGAGCCACATGCGCGGCAGCTCCCCCCTGGTCTCGACCCGGAAGCGCTCCTCCGGTTCGCCGGAGGCGACGCGGCCGGCGACGACCCGGCGCACGGCGTCGGGCAGGTCCACCACCTGACGGCGCACCTCCAACCGGCCCGACTCTATGCGGGAGACGTCGAGCAGGTCGTGGATGAGGCGGGTGACGCGGTCGGCGTCGGCGTTGACCGTCTCCAGCATGAACAGCTTCTGCTTGTCGGTGAGCCGTTCCCACTTGGCGAGCAGGGTCGAGGTGAAGCCCTTGACGCTGGTCAGGGGTGAGCGCAGTTCGTGGGCGACCTCGGAGACCAGGTCGGCGCGGGAGCGCTCGGCGTGCGCGGAGGCGTCCCGCAGGGTGACGACCAGGCGGACGAGCTCTCCCCCGGGACGGGCGCGCACCTAGCGCGCGGCGACGAGCACCTCGCGGTCGTCGGGCAGCAGGAGGGCGCGCTCGGCCTGGCGGACGCGGTCGCGCGCACCGCCGTAGGGGTCGCTGGCCTGCCACCAGTCGTTTCCGTCGACGCCCACGAGGGGCAGGACGGCGCGGTAGTCGCGGCCCAGGGCGGACTCGGCGGGGATGCCCAGGACCTGGGCGGCCTGGGTGTTGAAGAGTACGACGCGACCACGGGAGTCGGCCACCACGACGCCGTCGGGCAGGTCGTCGGCGTGCAGCGGAGTGCCGCCCGGTCCGGCGGGCGAGCCGCCGTCGACCTCCCACAGAGCCGCGGGGACCCGGTCGCTCGCACGGGGCCCGGGAGCGTTCTCGGCGGGGACGTCCACGGCCGGTCCGGCTCCGTGCCCGGGGTCGTCCGGGGAGTGAGCGGTCCCGCTGCCCGAGTCCTCCGCCGGGTGGTCCACCTGCCGGCCGCTGCCCACGCCTCTCCCCGCCCCCCTTGAAGGTCCACGACCACAGGCTCCTGGGCCGAGAACCGCTGACCGGTCGTATCCGCGACACCCGTGGACACCACCGCAGGTTGTCTACCCTGCACTTCCACCTGGTACGCCTCGCGACCCGGGAACGGGCGCCCGACGACAGACGAGCGTACAAGCCCCCCTGCGACGGCCCGTCGCCCGGGAACGGGGATCGCGGGCCTCGGCACACGGTGCGTGCTCACACCATGTCGTCAAGCCTGCCTTGTGGGACAGGAAGGACACGGCGTCGCACCCGCGACACGGGTAGCCCGTCGGGCCCCACGCGCGACGCGCATGGACCCTCCCGCGATCCCCAGGCCCCGACCCTATAGGCACGCGGTGCCGATGCACGTGCACTTCGGGCGAACCCGGTACCCGGAATCCGCACGGGCGCCGGCGGCCGGGCCCGTGCGCGGGAGTTCCGCGAACGCACCCACTCCGTTACGCACAGTCACTACGCGCGTCGTGAGCTGGGCCGATCCGAACCCGCCCGGCCCGGCTCAGGAACGCCGCTGCTGCCGCGCGGTGGTGTAGAGGCAGACCGCGGCCGCGGTGGCCAGATTCAGGCTTTCGGCCCCGCCGTAGATCGGGACGCTGACCGCGCCGTCGGTCAGGGCGACGGTCTCCTCGGGCAGTCCCCAGGCCTCGTTGCCGAACACCCAGCCGACCGGGCCGTCCAGGTCGCCGCTGTCGGCGACGGCGTGCAGGTCGCGCTGGCCGCTGCCGTCCGCGGCCCACACCCGCGCGCCCACGCCGCGCAGGAAGTCGACGGCGCGCGCCACGGGGACGCCCACGACCACGGGCAGGTGGAACAGGCTTCCGGCGGAGGCCCGCACGCACTTGCCGTTGTAGGGGTCGACGGAGGCGTCGGTGAAGATGACGACGTCGGCCCCGGCCGCGTCGGCGGTGCGCAGCACCGTGCCCGCGTTGCCCGGATCGCGGACGTGGGAGAGCACGGCCGCGAGGCGGACGTCGCCGACCCGCTCCAGGGGGACGTCGACGAACTCGCAGACGGCGATGACCCCCTGCGGGGTGACCGTCTGGGCCAGTTCCGACATCACGTCCAGACTGACCCTGTGGGTGGGCACGTCCACCGCGCGGGCGGCGTCCACCAGGTCGATGTGGCGCTGCATCGCCTCCGCGGTGGCGTAGACCTCGACCACGCCGGAGGCGGCCCCTCCGTGGGGGGACCGCCCCTGGGCACCGTCGACCGCCGCGGCCAGGGCCTCGCGCACAGCCTGCGGGCCCTCGGCGAGGAAGCGCCGCTCGCGTTGGCGGAAGGTGCGCTTGGCGAGCCGCCGAACCCCCTTGATCCTGGGTGAGCGGATGCTCGTGAACTCGTGGCTCGCCATCACCGCTCGCTTAGGCCGCGGCCTCGGCGGGGAGGGCCTTCTTGGCCGTCTCCACCAGGCTGGCGAAGGCGGCCTGGTCGTTGACCGCCAGCTCGGCGAGCATACGGCGGTCGACCTCGATGCCGGCCAGCTTCAGACCCTGCATGAAGCGGTTGTAGGTCAGGCCCTGGGCGCGGGAGGCGGCGTTGATGCGCTGGATCCACAGGCGACGGAACTGCCCCTTGCGGTCCTTGCGGTCCCGGTAGGAGTAGGTCATCGAGTGGAGCATCTGCTCCTTGGCCTTGCGGTACAGGCGCGAGCGCTGCCCGCGGTAGCCGCTGGCCCGGTCGAGGACGACCTTGCGCTTCTTCTTGGCGTTGAGAGCCCGCTTCACGCGTGCCACTGGAACTCCCTAGTTGTCTCTTCCGGCGCGCGCGGCGCGCCGACCGGCCCGGCTGCGTCGAACCCGGCGACCGTGTTGCTTCGGTGGTTCCCTCCCGGAGGCCGTCACCGCACCGGCCGTGACCGATGGGCGGGCGCTTCCGCGGAGGGGAGGGCCCGGGACTACTTGCCGAGCAGCTTGCGCATGTTCTTGGCGTCCGCGGGGGAGAGCACGGCCTCGTTGCCCAGCTTGCGCTTGCGCTTGGAGGTCTTGTGCTCAAGGATGTGGTTCTTGTTGGCACGGCGGCGCATGATCTTGCCGGAGCCGGTGACCTTGAAGCGGTCCTTGGCCCCACTGTGGGTCTTGTTCTTCGGCATGTCGCCGTCGTCTCCTACTCCGTCGGAGTGCCACCCGCCCCGAGGGGGCGGCTGACACGGTTCTTCCGCTGCTGCGGCGGGGACACCGCGCGTCGGGGCGCCGCATCCGGGCCGTGCGCGCGCAGCCCTTCTCACCACCCGGTCCCTACCGGCGACCGGGCGGTGGAGGACTCCGCGTCGCTAGGCGTCCGTGCTCTGCTCGCGGCGGGTCTTGTCCCCCGCCGCCGCGCGGGCCTCGGCCTTGTGCTCGGACCGCCGCTTGTGCGGGCCGATCACCATGACCATGTTGCGACCGTCCTGCTTGGGCTGCGACTCCACGGTGCCGAGGTCCTGGACGTCCTCGGCCAGGCGCGCCAGCAGTCGGCGGCCCAGCTCGGGCCGGGACTGCTCACGGCCGCGGAACATGATCGTCACCTTGACCTTGTCACCGCTCTTGAGGAACCGCACCACGTGACCCTTCTTGGTCTCGTAGTCGTGCGGGTCGATCTTCGGGCGGAGCTTGATCTCCTTGATGATCGTGTTCGACTGGTTCTTGCGCGACTCGCGGGCCTTGACCGCGGACTCGTACTTGAACTTGCCGTAGTCCATCAGCTTGGCGACCGGCGGGCGCGCGGTCGGTGCGACCTCGACGAGGTCGAGGTCGGACTCCTGGGCCAGACGCAGGGCGTCCTGCACGGAGACGATGCCGACCTGCTCGCCGTTGGGTCCGACGAGACGGACCTCGGGCACCCGGATGCGGTCGTTGATGCGGGGCTCTGCGCTGATGAGACCCCTCCCTAGCTATGTCGATTACCTGGGACCGGTCGCCCGCCTGGTGGTGGACGGCCATGTGGACCGGGCCGCCCTCGTCCGTCGGGCCGCCGGTCGAGTCGGGGTCCGCATACAGCGAAAACCCCGCCAGCGTGTGCAAGCGGGGTGATCCGACCGGATATTCCCAGCGAGGTCGCGCGCGTGGACCGGGCACCCCGGACACGGGTGCTCGGTCGACGTAACGCGGCGCGGTCGATCGCCGGGCCGGAACCTACGCGGGCGGTACCCGGCAGGTGGGAGGATCATCTCCGCTTGCGGCTCCGGTGTGGGACACACCGGACCAAGTCGATACCTCATCGTACCAGTGTCCGGAGCCCGTTCGTCCCACCCGGCCGGGCACCCTCTCCGGCCGCGCTCAGGCGGGGACGGAGCGGCGGGCCAGTTCAGCCTCACCGGCCGCGCGCATGGCCTCCACGGGCACGTCGTCCACACCGGTCATCAGGCGGACCTGCTCGACGGCCTGGTGCAGGAGCATGGGGAAGCCGCCGACCACGCGGCCGCCGCGCGCGGCGACGGCCGCGGCGGCGCGGGTGGGCCAGGGCGAGTAGACGACGTCGAACAGGTCTGCGCGCGAGGCGGCGAGCAGGTCGGCGTGGAGGTCGGCCGCGCCCGAGGGCAGGGAGGACACGACCAGGTCCACGTCCAGGTGCTTGTCCACCTCGGCGAGCGGCGCCACCTCCAGCGGGTGGCCCGTGCGGCGGGCCGCGGCGGCCACCTGCCCGGCCCGGGCCGGGTCGCGGGCCAGCACGGTGACCGGCGCGGTCAGGCCGAGCAGGCGCAGCGCGACGAGGGCGGAGGCCGCCGTGGCCCCGGCGCCCAGGACGACCGCGCTGCGGGGGGCGTCGGCCCCGGCCTCGGCCAGGGCCGCGGTGATCCCCGCCACGTCGGTGTTGTGGGCGTGCCACTCACGCCCGCGGTGGACGAGGGTGTTGGCGCCGCCCGCCTGGAGGGCCAGGTCGGAGACCGTCTCGGCCAGCTCCAGGGCGCGGCGCTTGAGCGGCATGGTCAGGGAAAGCCCGGCCCACTCCCCGCCGAGTCCGGCGAGGAAGGGCGCGAGTTCCTCCTCACCGCACTCGTGCAGGCCGTAGGACCACTCGTCCAGGCCCATCGCCGCGTAGGCGGCGGTGTGCAGGACCGGTGAGAGCGAGTGGGCCACCGGCGAGCCCAGGACGGCGGCGCGCACCGTTCCCATGTCAGCGTCTCCCTACCACTCGGCCTGGTTCTCGGCGACCATCTGGTTGTGCTCCTCCAGGGTGGTGGAGAAACCGGTGTGACCGTTCTCGGGGTCGACGAGCGCGAAGTAGAGGTAGTCCTCGTCCGCCGGTTCCAGGGCCGCCTCGATGGCGTCCTGTCCGGGGGCCACGAACGGCCCGGCGGGCAGCCCGGTCATGCCGTAGGTGCTGTAGCCGCGCGGGTCGGCCTCGCAGGAGGCGCGCTGCTCGTCGTTGAGGAAGGTGCCCTCCTCACCCAGGACGTAGAAGCACGTGCTGTCCATCTGGAGCTGCATGCCCTCCTCCAGGCGGTTGTGCACGACCGCGGAGATGAGGGGCATGTCCTCCTTGGTGCCGGTCTCGGCCTGGACGATGGCCGCGATCGCCATGACCTCGTTGGCGTCGTAGCCCAGCGCCTCGGCCCTGCCCTCCAGGTCGATCTCCTCGGCGACCTGGGTGTGCTGGGTGACCATCGTCTTGAGCACCGAGAGCGCGTCGGCGCCCGGGTCGAACCGGTAGGTGGACGGGAACAGGTAGCCCTCGGGCCCCTCGGTGGCGTAGTCGGGCAGGCCGAGTTCGTCGGTCTGGGCGTAGGCCGCGTCCAGCTCCTCGACGCTCAGGTCGGTGGCCTCGGAGATCCTCTCGAAGATCCCGTCCGTGCGCAGCCCCTCGGGGATGGTGACGCGTCCGCCGACGCGGCTGGCCGGGTCGAGCAGGGCGGCCACGGCGGCCTCGCCGCTCATGCCCTGGGCCAGGGAGTAGGTGCCGGGGGCCAGTCCGGAGCCGAGCTCCTCCTCGGGGACGGCGTCCAGCGCGTTGAGGAACGCGCGGGGGCTGGCCACGATCCCGGCCTCGGCGAGGTTCTCTCCCACGACCGAGCCCGCGTCGCCCTGCTCGATGACGAACACGGTCTCGCCGCTGCCCTGGCCGTCGAAGTCGGCGGGCAGGACGTAGGTGCGGATGACGGCGTAGCCGCCGCCCGCCACGACCAGGAGCAGGACCAGGGCCAGCACGATCGTCAGGGCGCGGCTCCTGCGGCGGCGCTTCCTGCCGCCCTTGCCCGCGTTGGCGCGGGCCCTCTTGAGCTCCTTGGCCTTCTTGCGGCTGCTGCGTCCGCCCCCGTAGGCCTCGGCGATGTCGGCGAGGTTGGGCTCCTCGTACTCGTCCTCCTCCTCGGGCTCCTCCTCCGGCTCCTCGCGGCGGCCGCGCCTGCGGCGGCCTCCGCGCCGACCGTCGTCGGCCGCGGACGCGCGGCGTGAGCGGCGGGGACGGGGCTCGGGCTCCTCCTCGGGGGCCTCCTCGGCCGGGGTCTCGTCGGGCTCCTCATCGGGAGCCTCGTCCTCCTGCGGGGCCTCCTCCTCCACGGGGGCGCCGCGCCTGCGGCGGCCGCCGCCGCGGCGGCGGCCTCCCCGGTCCGCCTCGGCCTGCCTGCGGCGGGAGCGGCGCGAACGCGGCTCGGAGTCCTCCTGCGGCTCCTCGTCGGGGTCCGGGGCCTCGAACGCGCCGGAGTCGGGCTCCGGGGACGCGGCGAAGGCGTCGGTGCCGGGGAAGGCACCGCTGTCGGCGGGGGCGTCGGAACGCTCGTCCCACGGGTCCCGGTCGGCGCGGGCTCGGCGGCTGCGACGGGCCGGGGGCTCCTCGACCGCGGCGAACGCGCCGGTGTCGGCGGAGCCGCTGACGCCGGGGAAGGTCCCGGAGTCGAAGACGCCGCTGTCCTCGGGGGCGTCGTCCAGGAAGCCGCCGGTGGGCTCGTCGTCGCGCCTGCCGCGCCTGCGGCGCGCGCGACGGCCGCGGGGCTCCTCCTCGGGGGGCGGAGCCGCGGCGGCGGGCGCCTCGTCGGCCGGGGCGCCGCGCCTGCGGCGCCCTCCGCCGCGGCGGGGCTCCTCGGGCTGAGGCTGGGGCTCGGGTTCGGGCTCGGGTCCGGGGCGGGCGCGGCGGCCGCGCCGGGGCGGCTCGTCCTCCCCGGAGGAAGCCGCCGCGGGGCCCCGCGCGGGCCGGGCGGGCGCGGCGGCCTCGCCCAGGTTGGCCAGGGCGGCCAGGGCGTCCTGGGTCGGGTCGCCCGCCGGACCGTCCTGGCGGGAGCGCGCGGGGCCCTGGGGGCGGGGCGACGGGGGCTCCTGGGACCGGGGCGCCTCGGGGGTCGACGGCGGGGGGCGCTGGAGCGGGCGGCGCGTCCACCGCGCAGGGCGTCGGCGGCGCCGCCGCGTCGGGTGGGGCCCGAGGGACCGGAGGAGCCGGAGGGGCCGGAAGGGCCGGAAGGGCCTTCCGCCGGCGGCTCGGCGCGGTGACGGCGCCCGGACGGCTGTCCTTCGGGACTCAGCGGGTCGTACCCGCCGCCGCGGGATGCGTGCCGGGAGGTGCGGAACTCACCCGTGCCGGAGTCCTCGTTCCAGTCCGCCGGTTCGGGGCGCGCCCTGCGGCCGCGCGAGGGCGGCTGCGCGGGCGGGGGGCCGCTGAGCGGGTCGTAGTCGTAACCGCGCTCGCGGTCGGCTCGCCCACGATAGGGAGTGTCGGGGTAGTCATCCCTGTCGTTCATCATTCTCCCTGGCTGGAGCGGACGATCTCGCCCGGGGGATGGCCTGTTGACCGTTCCTGGTCCAAGGCGCTCTGGAGGAGCACGGTGGCGGCGGCCTGGTCGATGACCGACCTGCGGGCCCGGCCGCCCTTGGCGCCCTTGGCGGCGAAGGAGGCGCCGGAGAGCAGCTGGCTCTGGGCGGTCACCGTGGTGAGGCGTTCGTCGACCAGGCGGACGGGGACGGGGTGCAGGAGAGCGGCGAGCGTACGCGCGAAATCCCTCGCGGAGCGGGCCGCCGGGCCCTCCTCCCCCGACAGCGAGGCGGGGTAGCCCACCACGACCTCCCGTGCCTGCCGTTCCAGGACCAGCAGGGCGATGCGCTGCGTGTCGCCCTTTCCCCTCCGGATGGTCTCGACCGGGCTGGCGAGCATGCCGCTGGGGTCGCTCGCGGCGACTCCGATGCGTGCGTTGCCGGGGTCGACGGCCAGGCGCACACCGTGCCTCACGAGGACCTCTTCCCGGAACCGGGAGCGGTGCTCGGGCGGGCCGTGCCGTTGCGGACACGGCACCGCGGCTGGGAAATCCTCAACACGGTGGTCCTGTTCGTCAGCTGGATCGCGGGAAAGTCCGCACAGACAGCCGTGTGATCGGCTGTGACGCGCCACAGTATGCCCGATTCGATGACAGCACGCAGCCTCAACGGTGTTGGGCGCCGTGCGGGGCCGCGGGCCGCGTCGGCCGCCTCGTACGGGGCGGTTCCGGCGGGGTCCGGGTCGGACGCGCTCCGTCAGAGTGTAAAACACCCCGGAGCCGGTGCTGCGCGGGCGAACGCCGCCGCGACACCCGGCCGCCGGGCCCGGGGCGGTTCCCCCGCAGGTGGCGGCGGGTCCGGGCCCGGTGGGGGCAAGCGTGCCCGAGCACCGTGGAATCCTCCACATAGCCACGCTTGGTTATGTTACATATTCATTTAGTGTCCACGCGGGGTTCGGTCGGCGCGCCCGGGGAAACGGCCGGGCCGGGTGGTCCTCGTCACGCCGGACACACGCCCGCGCACACGCGTCGGGCGTGCGCGGCACCGGTGCCGCGCACGCCCGTCGAAGCCGTCGGCCTAACCCCTGGCCACGCGCTCCTCGACGGCGCGCAGGGCCTCGTCCACCTTGGTGGCGTCGCTTCCGCCGCCCTGGGCGATGTCGGGCTTGCCGCCGCCACCGCCGCCGAGCGCGCGGGCCGCGATGCCCACCAGCTCGCCCGCCTTGATCCCGGCCTTCTGCGCGGCCTTGTTGGTCGCGATCACCACGACCGGGCGGTCCTTGGGCACGGCGGTCATCGCCACGACCGCGGGCTCGTCCTCGCCGAGGCGGCCGCGCACGTCCAGCACCAGCTTGCGCAGGTCGTCGCCGCTGGCTCCCTCCGGCGCGGGGGCGGCCACCACCAGCGCGGCGCCGTGACGGCGGGCGCCCTCCGCGATCGAACCGGCCGCCTGGAGCACCTGGGCCGCGCGCAGCTTCTCGATCTCCCGCTCGGCGGCGCGCAGCCGGGAGACCATGGAGTCGATGCGCTCGGGCAGTTCCTCGCGCGGGGTCTTGAGCTGCTCGGACAGCTGTCCGACCAGTGTCGACTCCTTGGACAGGCGCCGGAAGGCGTCCACGCCCACCGCAGCCTCCACGCGGCGCACGCCCGAGCCGATGGAGGACTCGCCGAGCAGCTTGACGATGCCCAGCCTCGCGGTGGAGGGCACGTGGGTTCCGCCGCACAGCTCGACGGAGTAGTCGCTCATCTCCACGACGCGTACGCGGTCGCCGTACTTCTCGCCGAACATGGCCATGGCGCCCGTCTTCAGCGCCTCGTCCAGGCTCTTCTCCTCGGTCTGGACCGGGATGTCGCCCGCCAGGACGGTGTTGACCTCCTCCTCGACCTCGGCCAGGCGCTCGCCGCCCAGCGCGCTGTCGGCGGTGAAGTCGAAGCGCAGCTGTCCGGGGCGGTTCTCCGAACCGGCCTGGCCCGCGGACGGGCCCAGCGCGTTGCGCAGCGCCGAGTGGATGAGGTGGGTCGCCGAGTGCGAGCGCTCGATGGCGTGGCGGCGGCCGGTGTCGATGCCCGCGTGCACGGTGTCGTCCAGGACCACCTCCCCGGAGCGGACGGTGCCGCGGTGCACGAACAGGCCGGGCAGCGGCTTCTGCACGTCCTCCACGTCCACCACGCCGCGGCCGTCCACGGTCAGCGTGCCGGTGTCGGCGAGCTGGCCGCCGCTCTCGGCGTAGAACGGGGTGCTGTCCAGGACGATCTCGACCTTGTCCCCCGCGCGGGCCGCGGGCGCCGAGACGCCGTCCACGACGATGCCCTTGACGCGCGACTCGCTCTCGGACTCGGTGTAGCCGAGGAAGTCGGTCTCCCCCGCGCCCTCCAGCATCCGCGCGTACAGGGAGATGTCGGCGTTGCCGAGCTTCTTGGACCTGGCGTCGGCCTTGGCGGTGTCCTTCTGGCGCTGCATGAGCTCGCGGAAGGAGGACTCGTCCACGGACAGGCCCTGCTCGGCCGCCATCTCCAGGGTGAGGTCGATGGGGAAGCCGTAGGTGTCGTGGAGCTGGAAGGCGTCCGTCCCGGAGAAGACGGTGCCGCCCCCGGCGCGCGTGCGCTCGGCGGCGCGGCCGAACAGCGCGGTGCCCGCCCGCAGGGTCTCGGCGAAGTTGCGCTCCTCGGTGTCGATCACACCGTGGATGACGTCGGCCCGGTCCAGCAGGTCGGGGTAGATGTCCTTCATCGCGTCGATGCTGACCTCGGTCAGCTCGTGCAGGAAGGCGGTCTCGGTGCCCGAGAGCAGGCGCAGGTTGCGGATGGAGCGGCGTAGGATGCGGCGCAGGACGTACCCGGCCTTCTCGTTGCCGGGCCGCACCCCGTCGCCGACGAGCATGACGGCGCTGCGCACGTGGTCGGCGACCACGCGGAGCATGACGTCCTGCTCCTGGTTGTCGCCGTAGCGGGTGCCGGTGAGCTCGGCGGCG is drawn from Nocardiopsis dassonvillei subsp. dassonvillei DSM 43111 and contains these coding sequences:
- the rplT gene encoding 50S ribosomal protein L20; translation: MARVKRALNAKKKRKVVLDRASGYRGQRSRLYRKAKEQMLHSMTYSYRDRKDRKGQFRRLWIQRINAASRAQGLTYNRFMQGLKLAGIEVDRRMLAELAVNDQAAFASLVETAKKALPAEAAA
- the rpmI gene encoding 50S ribosomal protein L35 is translated as MPKNKTHSGAKDRFKVTGSGKIMRRRANKNHILEHKTSKRKRKLGNEAVLSPADAKNMRKLLGK
- a CDS encoding TrmH family RNA methyltransferase, coding for MASHEFTSIRSPRIKGVRRLAKRTFRQRERRFLAEGPQAVREALAAAVDGAQGRSPHGGAASGVVEVYATAEAMQRHIDLVDAARAVDVPTHRVSLDVMSELAQTVTPQGVIAVCEFVDVPLERVGDVRLAAVLSHVRDPGNAGTVLRTADAAGADVVIFTDASVDPYNGKCVRASAGSLFHLPVVVGVPVARAVDFLRGVGARVWAADGSGQRDLHAVADSGDLDGPVGWVFGNEAWGLPEETVALTDGAVSVPIYGGAESLNLATAAAVCLYTTARQQRRS
- the ruvX gene encoding Holliday junction resolvase RuvX, whose translation is MRHGVRLAVDPGNARIGVAASDPSGMLASPVETIRRGKGDTQRIALLVLERQAREVVVGYPASLSGEEGPAARSARDFARTLAALLHPVPVRLVDERLTTVTAQSQLLSGASFAAKGAKGGRARRSVIDQAAATVLLQSALDQERSTGHPPGEIVRSSQGE
- the pheS gene encoding phenylalanine--tRNA ligase subunit alpha, encoding MSAPNNSFDPVEVTSLHPDEVARMREEALAAVEAAADLAELKEVRLAHASDRSPLALANREIGALPPAAKADAGKRVGGARRDVGQALKARQVVLEAERDERVLIEERVDVTLPWDRAPRGSRHPLTTVAERVADIFVGMGFEIAEGPEVEAEWFNFDALNFKPDHPARTMQDTFFVQGPDGGESGLVMRTHTSPVQIRALLSRELPVYVVAPGKTFRTDELDATHSPVFHQLEGLVVDRGVTLAHLRGAIDAYVEGVFGEGLRTRFRASYFPFTEPSAEVDMECFVCRGASVGDPDAPCRTCSSEGWIEIGGCGVVNPRVLTAAGVDPEVYTGWAFGLGIERTLMFAHGVRDMHDMVEGDIRFTSAFGSEN
- the infC gene encoding translation initiation factor IF-3; protein product: MSAEPRINDRIRVPEVRLVGPNGEQVGIVSVQDALRLAQESDLDLVEVAPTARPPVAKLMDYGKFKYESAVKARESRKNQSNTIIKEIKLRPKIDPHDYETKKGHVVRFLKSGDKVKVTIMFRGREQSRPELGRRLLARLAEDVQDLGTVESQPKQDGRNMVMVIGPHKRRSEHKAEARAAAGDKTRREQSTDA
- a CDS encoding shikimate dehydrogenase gives rise to the protein MGTVRAAVLGSPVAHSLSPVLHTAAYAAMGLDEWSYGLHECGEEELAPFLAGLGGEWAGLSLTMPLKRRALELAETVSDLALQAGGANTLVHRGREWHAHNTDVAGITAALAEAGADAPRSAVVLGAGATAASALVALRLLGLTAPVTVLARDPARAGQVAAAARRTGHPLEVAPLAEVDKHLDVDLVVSSLPSGAADLHADLLAASRADLFDVVYSPWPTRAAAAVAARGGRVVGGFPMLLHQAVEQVRLMTGVDDVPVEAMRAAGEAELARRSVPA
- the alaS gene encoding alanine--tRNA ligase; its protein translation is METAEIARRFLSFFEKNGHTVVPSASLIAEDPTLLLVPAGMVPFKPYFLGQRTPPHDTATSVQKCIRTKDIEEVGKTSRHATFFQMLGNFSFGDYFKERAIPLAWELVTTPVEEGGFGIDPERLWVTVYLDDDEAEAIWRDKVGVRPERIQRMGKEENYWDMGVPGPCGPCSEIFYDRGPEYGVDGGPEADEDRYIEIWNLVFMQYERGEGSGKEYPILGELPKKNIDTGLGLERLAAVLQGVDNIYETDIIGRVLHRAAELTGTRYGDNQEQDVMLRVVADHVRSAVMLVGDGVRPGNEKAGYVLRRILRRSIRNLRLLSGTETAFLHELTEVSIDAMKDIYPDLLDRADVIHGVIDTEERNFAETLRAGTALFGRAAERTRAGGGTVFSGTDAFQLHDTYGFPIDLTLEMAAEQGLSVDESSFRELMQRQKDTAKADARSKKLGNADISLYARMLEGAGETDFLGYTESESESRVKGIVVDGVSAPAARAGDKVEIVLDSTPFYAESGGQLADTGTLTVDGRGVVDVEDVQKPLPGLFVHRGTVRSGEVVLDDTVHAGIDTGRRHAIERSHSATHLIHSALRNALGPSAGQAGSENRPGQLRFDFTADSALGGERLAEVEEEVNTVLAGDIPVQTEEKSLDEALKTGAMAMFGEKYGDRVRVVEMSDYSVELCGGTHVPSTARLGIVKLLGESSIGSGVRRVEAAVGVDAFRRLSKESTLVGQLSEQLKTPREELPERIDSMVSRLRAAEREIEKLRAAQVLQAAGSIAEGARRHGAALVVAAPAPEGASGDDLRKLVLDVRGRLGEDEPAVVAMTAVPKDRPVVVIATNKAAQKAGIKAGELVGIAARALGGGGGGKPDIAQGGGSDATKVDEALRAVEERVARG
- the mltG gene encoding endolytic transglycosylase MltG, with the translated sequence MEEEAPQEDEAPDEEPDETPAEEAPEEEPEPRPRRSRRASAADDGRRGGRRRRGRREEPEEEPEEEDEYEEPNLADIAEAYGGGRSSRKKAKELKRARANAGKGGRKRRRRSRALTIVLALVLLLVVAGGGYAVIRTYVLPADFDGQGSGETVFVIEQGDAGSVVGENLAEAGIVASPRAFLNALDAVPEEELGSGLAPGTYSLAQGMSGEAAVAALLDPASRVGGRVTIPEGLRTDGIFERISEATDLSVEELDAAYAQTDELGLPDYATEGPEGYLFPSTYRFDPGADALSVLKTMVTQHTQVAEEIDLEGRAEALGYDANEVMAIAAIVQAETGTKEDMPLISAVVHNRLEEGMQLQMDSTCFYVLGEEGTFLNDEQRASCEADPRGYSTYGMTGLPAGPFVAPGQDAIEAALEPADEDYLYFALVDPENGHTGFSTTLEEHNQMVAENQAEW